A stretch of the Rosa rugosa chromosome 5, drRosRugo1.1, whole genome shotgun sequence genome encodes the following:
- the LOC133711702 gene encoding F-box/kelch-repeat protein At3g04660-like, with the protein MAVSNNMDRPDHPVRILNPTTLECITIPYSSPSYPTSYVTYHFGFNPLADEYKILQVQRLEKDYRGMSSWVYQIFTLGKSSWRQIEEDFDLNHLVPFDSHECHFRKGGLYANGVMYWLTRDMIVVFEFVREKFRVMPLPQGSRLYSRPKLFEMGGCLAIIRLQEKGLELSILKDYQDQVWVNESTTFTVRPPKGVEYHIPLGTIHTGEEILLRPQMTRVVRKEMVHFYNRKR; encoded by the coding sequence ATGGCTGTTTCCAATAACATGGACCGCCCCGACCACCCAGTTCGAATATTGAATCCCACAACCCTAGAATGCATTACTATCCCGTATTCCTCACCCAGCTACCCCACATCCTATGTTACATACCACTTCGGGTTCAATCCTCTTGCAGACGAGTATAAGATTCTCCAAGTCCAACGGTTGGAAAAAGATTACAGGGGTATGAGTAGTTGGGTGTATCAGATTTTTACCCTTGGAAAAAGTTCATGGAGGCAAATTGAGGAAGACTTTGACCTTAATCATCTAGTCCCTTTTGATTCTCACGAGTGCCACTTCCGTAAGGGTGGTTTGTATGCCAATGGGGTCATGTATTGGTTGACACGGGACATGATAGTGGTTTTTGAATTTGTACGTGAGAAATTCAGAGTGATGCCACTTCCACAAGGTAGTCGTCTTTATTCTCGTCCGAAGCTGTTTGAAATGGGCGGATGCTTGGCTATAATACGGCTTCAAGAGAAAGGGTTAGAGTTATCGATCTTAAAGGACTACCAAGATCAGGTGTGGGTTAATGAGAGTACAACATTTACGGTTCGACCACCGAAGGGGGTAGAATATCATATTCCTTTGGGTACAATCCACACTGGTGAGGAGATCCTCCTCAGACCTCAAATGACGAGAGTAGTGAGGAAGGAGATGGTCCATTTTTACAATAGGAAGAGGTGA
- the LOC133711703 gene encoding uncharacterized protein LOC133711703 — protein sequence MKSVEWIRANRMSLLIMKRLMSEAVKGSFPDKATAREYLDSIAEMFKENEKAEISILLSTLNNLKYTASVGIREHIMKFIDVATKLKDLDMPLQDHLIVHQALNSLPSQFN from the coding sequence ATGAAGTCTGTTGAGTGGATTAGAGCCAATAGGATGTCTCTGTTGATTATGAAAAGGCTTATGAGTGAAGCTGTGAAGGGTAGCTTCCCAGATAAGGCAACGGCAAGAGAGTATCTGGACTCAATTGCAGAAATGTTCAAAGAGAATGAAAAAGCTGAAATTAGCATTCTGTTGAGCACCCTGAATAATCTGAAGTATACTGCTTCTGTGGGGATTAGGGAGCACATAATGAAGTTCATTGATGTTGCTACAAAGCTGAAAGACTTAGACATGCCTCTGCAAGACCATCTTATAGTTCACCAAGCCCTGAATTCTCTGCCTAGTCAGTTCAACTAG
- the LOC133708021 gene encoding putative F-box protein At5g62660 — MEDDAETTILPNEIICSEILPRLPVKTLLRFRCVCKSWSSLILNPGFATAYRNLCSGERKRSHLLFFTCESEYPKEQRVFSVQLNQGGSQRRATHVLTLKQLYQAQSRKGLVCFSLSKTSSSYLEVLDNRVHIFNPSTRHVVTLPQTSRVNLTVYVAHHFGFSSLTNEYKVLQIQRYKRGLIFNTFVLGTSTTWRRVEVDLADLPFDPLEFKFDTSSVSTYGAIHWLHPTLNIIVAFDMNGAERFKVVPIPYGIDLHDALVRLDKVDGCLALIDGRKQQSYMKGLWILKDYKNHVWVKEDILFPFQNDIVRGLADLRLHQYNMKTKSYRLSQILLPEWRNDSRMLDMLTSYDEGIAPLR, encoded by the coding sequence ATGGAAGATGATGCAGAAACAACAATACTCCCAAACGAAATCATATGCTCTGAAATACTCCCAAGGCTACCAGTCAAGACTCTTCTGCGTTTCAGGTGTGTATGCAAGTCCTGGTCCTCTCTCATCCTCAACCCCGGTTTCGCCACCGCTTACCGAAACCTCTGCTCCGGGGAGAGAAAGCGCTCTCACCTCCTCTTCTTTACATGTGAATCTGAATATCCAAAGGAGCAACGCGTCTTCTCCGTTCAGCTCAACCAAGGAGGGAGCCAAAGACGAGCCACCCACGTTCTTACTTTGAAGCAACTATATCAAGCACAAAGCAGAAAGGGCTTGGTTTGTTTTTCCCTTTCTAAAACTTCGAGTTCTTACCTTGAGGTCCTTGACAACCGTGTTCATATATTCAATCCCTCAACTCGACATGTGGTTACCCTCCCCCAGACTTCACGCGTGAATCTCACGGTCTATGTTGCACACCACTTTGGATTCAGCTCTCTTACAAACGAGTACAAGGTTCTCCAAATCCAAAGATATAAGCGGGGTTTAATTTTTAACACTTTTGTCCTTGGTACAAGTACTACATGGAGGCGAGTAGAGGTAGACCTTGCTGATCTCCCTTTTGATCCTCTCGAGTTCAAATTTGATACTAGCAGTGTATCCACCTATGGGGCTATACATTGGTTGCATCCAACATTGAATATTATTGTGGCTTTCGACATGAATGGGGCTGAGAGATTTAAGGTGGTACCAATTCCTTATGGTATTGATCTACATGATGCCCTCGTCAGACTAGATAAAGTGGATGGATGTCTGGCTCTAATAGATGGGCGGAAGCAGCAAAGCTACATGAAGGGGTTATGGATTTTGAAGGATTACAAAAATCATGTCTGGGTTAAGGAGGATATATTGTTTCCTTTTCAGAATGATATAGTACGGGGCTTAGCCGATCTTCGTTTGCATCAATACAATATGAAGACTAAAAGTTACAGGTTAAGTCAAATTTTGTTGCCGGAATGGAGGAATGATAGTCGAATGTTGGACATGCTGACTAGTTATGATGAAGGCATTGCACCTTTAAGATGA